CGCAAGGGCAAGTTGTGGGAGGCGTTCCAGCGCGAAAAGCCCGCCGTCCTGCTGATCGACGAGATCGACAAGGCGGATATCGAATTCCCCAACGACCTGTTGCAGGAGCTCGATCGGATGGAATTCCACGTCTACGAGACGAAGGAAACCGTCCGCGCCACGGAGCGCCCGATCGTCGTCATCACCTCGAACAACGAAAAGGAGCTGCCCGACGCGTTCCTGCGCCGCTGCTTCTTCCACTATATCAAGTTCCCGGATCGCGAGACGATGCAGTCGATCGTCGACGTCCACTTCCCCGGCATCCAGAAGATGCTCGTCGCCAGGGCGATGGACATCTTCTACGACGTGCGCGAGGTCCCGGGGCTGAAGAAGAAGCCGTCGACCAGCGAGTTGCTCGACTGGCTGAAGCTGCTGCTGCACGAGGATAT
The sequence above is drawn from the Sphingomonas adhaesiva genome and encodes:
- a CDS encoding AAA family ATPase — protein: MQRFEGTQNYVATDDLKVAVNAAVTLRRPLLVKGEPGTGKTVLAYEIAKAVGTDLIEWNIKSTTKAQQGLYEYDAVARLRDGQLGDERVHDIANYIRKGKLWEAFQREKPAVLLIDEIDKADIEFPNDLLQELDRMEFHVYETKETVRATERPIVVITSNNEKELPDAFLRRCFFHYIKFPDRETMQSIVDVHFPGIQKMLVARAMDIFYDVREVPGLKKKPSTSELLDWLKLLLHEDMPLEVLQNRDPTKAIPPLHGALLKNEQDVMLFERLAFMAKRQANKN